GGCCTATTACCAGATAGCCGGTTCGGCCGATCCGGAACTGTCCCGGATCCTCTCGAAGCTTCCCTCGGGCGAGACGGCGAAGCTCGAGGCCTCGGGGGCCGAGGTCGCCATGGTCGCTTCCTTCCATAGGGGTGATCAGGCGCTCTGCCGCGAATTCACCATCGCCCATGCCGAGATCGGCGATCAACTGTCGGTCGCCTGCCGCAGCGCCGGACAATGGACGATCGATCTGGCGCTGCGCACCGGCGGCGGAAGCACCGATGCGTACAAGCCGGCCTCGTCGGCGGAAACGGTCGATGCTTTCCTGAATGCGTTGGGGGCGGGGCCGGCGATTGTGGGTGAGGCGGAAACGGACGCCTTGGACAAAACCCAATAGATCACAGTGAGTTTGGATTGGGGCAATCCAAACTCATTTTTCGCATCCGGCGCTATGATCACGCGATACCTATCGACCAGAACGCCGGCGAGAAGAGCGCCAGACTCACGCTGTTGAGGGTCGCTGCCAGCCAATGGCCCCGGGGCACGGGTCGTTCCTGCGCCAATTGCAGAACCAGCGCCGCGGCAAACAGGGCGCCCAGAACCCAGGCCATCACGGCGAGATCCGAGCCCAGATTGAGGCTCAGGCAATCAGCCGCGATCTCGCCGATTGTCATCGCCGCGAGTCTGGTCAGCCGCAGGTCGTTCAGCAGCGTGGAGACGAGCAGCCGCAGCTGCGGCATGGCGGTCGGACAGACGAGAGCGAGGGAAAGAAGGGCGAGCTTCATGAAAACCTCTTTGCAGACCGCGGAAGACGCGGCTTGATTCCCGGTGAATCGTGGAGCGGGAGATTTGTCGAGCGGTGAAGAGCCGTGAGAAGACAGTCCGCGTCCGGCGGAATCAAGGAACGATCCTTACAAAATTTTATGTAGGGCGGCGCCCGCGCCCGCTCCTATAGTCCATCGCGGCACGAGAGCATTCGAATAGCGATGGTGCGCAATGAAGCTTCTTCTCATCGAAGATGATCAGCATACGGCCGACTTCATCTGTCGAGGTTTGCGCGAACATGGCTATGAGACTGAACATGCCAGCAATGGCCGTGACGGGCTGCTTCTCGCGGCAAGCCGGAAATATGACGCGCTGGTGATCGACCGCATGCTGCCGGGCATGGACGGCCTCAGCATCGTGAAGATGCTTCATGGTGCCGGCGCGCATCCGCCGGTCTTGTTCCTGACTACCATGGACGGCATCGATGACCGGGTCGCGGGGCTCGAAGCGGGCGGCGATGATTATCTGGTCAAGCCCTTCGCTTTTGCCGAGTTTCTGGCGCGCCTCGGTGCCATCTTGCGGCGCCCGCCGATAGCGCAGGAGAAGACAGTCCTGTCCTTCAGCGATCTGGAGATGCGGCTCCTTCCGCGCGAGGTCTATCGCGCCGGCCGGCGGATCGAGCTGCAGCCATTGGAGTTCAAGATTCTCGAGTTTCTCCTGCGCAGCGACGGTCGCGTCGTCACTCGGACGATGCTTCTGGAGAAGGTCTGGGGCTTTCACTTCGATCCGCAGACCAGTGTGGTGGAAACGCATATGAGCCGTTTGCGCGCCAAAGTGGACCGCGATTTCGGCTCGCCATTGATCCGCACCCTGCGCGGGGTCGGCTACTGTCTCAGGGCCGATGCTTAGGCTGCTGCGCACCGCGAGTTTCCGCCTTGCCGCGGCCTATGCGGTGGTTACGCTGACGGCTTTCCTCATACTCTATCTCGTGACCGGCTGGATCTCGGGCCGCGCGCTGGATCGCCAGATTCGCGCTGGTGTCGAGGCCGAGTATATCGATCTCGTGAACGAATACGATGATTCCGGTCCGGCCGATCTCCTGAAGGAACTGACGGCGCGCTCGAACGTCAAGGGCGCATGGGCCTTCCTCTATTATTACGCAGACCAGGATGGAAGAAAACTTGCCGGCAACATCGACAGCGTCAAGCCCTATGAGGGCTGGCGAGTCGAGCCTCTCGACACGAGCAAGGCCGGGCAGACCACGGCGCGTGACGACGAACACGAGATGGTCGCCTTCGGCAAGCGTCTTCCCAATGGCTCCTTTCTGCTCGTAGGCGATGACGGCTATGGCGCGATCGCCACGCAAAGGGCCATCAACGAGGCCTTTGCCTGGGCCTCGATCCTGGCCCTGGCATTGTCGATCCTGGCCGGCATCATCATCAGCCAGCGCTTCCTCAGGAGCATCGACCGCATCAATGCAACCAGCAACGCGATCATGCAGGGTCAGCTCAAGGAGCGCATACCGGTCTACGACACTTCCGACGAGATCGACAAGCTCGCCGCAAATCTCAACCAGATGCTCGACAGCAACCAGGCGCTGCTCGAGCTCCTCAAACAGGTGTCGACCAATATCGCGCATGACCTGCGCACTCCGATGGCGCGGTTGCGGCAGCATCTGGAGGAAAGCACTCTGTCCAAGCTTTCGGCTGACGCCTATCGCGTCGTGATCGAGGAGGCGATCGCTGAGATCGATTCAATCCTGACGACCTTTTCGGCGTTGTTGCGCATCGCTCAGATCGAATCCGGCAGCCGCAAGTCGGCCTTCAAGCCGGTCTATCTTTCTGCCGTCGCCGAGAGGCTTGCCGAGTCCTATCGTGCCGTCGCCGAGGATGATGGCAAGACCCTCGACAGCAGGGTCGTCCCGGGTGTCGTCTTCACGGGCGATGAGGAACTCCTGACCCAGATGCTGGCCAATCTGGTGGAGAACGCTATCAAGCATACGCCGACAGGCTCGACCATAAGCCTGGAACTCGGCAATGGGACGGAGCGGAAAACCGCGGTGGTGTCCGATGACGGGCCTGGCATCCCCGATGACGAGCGCGCCCACGTCTTCGAGCAATTCTACCGGCTCGACCGCAGCCGGACCACGCAGGGGCATGGGCTAGGCTTGTCGCTTGTCGCCGCCGTGGCCCAGCTTCACGACATCAATGTGAGCCTCGAGGACAATCGGCCGGGTCTGCGTGCGGTGGTCGATTTCGGCGCCACCACGCCGCAATGATCCGGCAGCTTAAATCCTGAATGAGCGGTGCTTAAAAATGAGGCTTGACAGTTCCTCACGAATCCATAGTAATTCGATCAATTAGATCGAGATACTATGGAAGCAATGTGATGTCGCCCAATATCATCGGAATTTCCGGCAATACGGCCAGGCCATCGCGCACCAGGTTTTTGGTCGAAGTCATCACCGCGGAAGCCGCCCGCGTGACCGAGGGACGCAGCGCCGTCTTCGATCTGGCCGAGATCAAGGTCGATCTCGCGAGCGCCCAGTCCTCGCACGAGCTCAAAGGGGCCGCGGCCAGCATCGTCGATGCACTGCTGTCGGCCGACGCGCTTGTCGTCGCCTCGCCGGTCTACAAGGCGTCTTACACCGGCATCTTCAAGCATCTCTTCGATCTGATCGATCCCAAGGCGCTCATCGGCAAGCCCCTCGTTTTGGCGGCGACCGGGGGCAGCGAGCGCCATGCCCTCGTCCTGGAGCATCAGTTTCAGCCGCTCTTTTCCTTCTTCGGCGCGGCGATCGTTCCGACATCGATCTACGCGACGGAGAACGATCTCTCGGCTGCGACGGGCTTGTCGCCGGCGCTCAGGCAGCGTGTCGACCGCGCCGGCCTGCAACTCAGGCAGCTCATCGCCGAGCGCCGCCGGACACCCGCCTTTCTTGAAGTCGCCTGACCCTTCATCACCCAGGAGCAGTCCATGATCACTCGCCGTCAGTTCACGCATTTCGCCACGGCCGCACTCGCAGGTCTCGCCGCCGGCCTCGCGCCCCTCAACGCTGCGCCGCTACGCGAATTCCGCATCGGGTATCAGAAGTCCGGCATTCTGGTGGTCACCCGCCAGCAGAAGCTCATCGAGAAGAAACTCGAGGCGCAGGGTATTGCGGTCAAATGGGTGGAGTTCGCGGCCGGTCCGCCTTTGCTCGAGGCGCTCAATGCCGGAGCCATCGACTTCGGCTATACCGGCGACTCGCCGCCGATCTTCGCCCAGGCGGCCAGCGCCAATCTCGTTTATGTCGCGACCTTGCCGTCGACAGGCTCGGGCTCGGCCATCATCGTGCCGAAGGATTCCAAAATCCAGTCGCTCGCCGATCTGAAAGGCAGGACGGTCGGTTTCACCAAGGGATCGAGCGCGCATTTTCTGACGATCCAGGCTCTGAAGAAGGGTGGACTGGTCTATGGCAACATCACGCCTGCCTATCTCTCGCCTGCCGATGCGGGTGCCGCCTTCGCCAAGGGCGCGATCGATGCCTGGACAATCTGGGATCCCTATCTCGCAATCGCCGAGAAAACCCAGAATGCGCGAATCCTGGTGCCGGGCGAGGAGATCGGCCCGACCAACAGTTTCCTCTTCGCCAACAAGGATTTTGCCGCGGCCAATCCTCTCATCGTCAAGGAGGTGGTGGGTGAAATCGCCGTCGCGGTGAACTGGTCCGAAACCAATCGCGACAAGGTGGCTGCCGCAATTTCCGCCGTCACCGGCGTGCCGCTCGACATACAGAAGATTGCCGTCGCGCGCACAAGTTACGCGCTGAGCCCGGTGACGGAATCGCAAATCGCCTCGCAGCAGCGCATCGCCGACACGTTCTATGAGCTGAAGCTCATCCCGAAACCGATCGTCGTACGTGATGTCGTCTGGACCGCGCCGCAATCTTAAAGCTACAGCATCGGACCGAAAAGTGCGAAGCGGTTTTCGGATAATCCGATGCGCAAATCAAAGAGTTAACGCGCCGGACCGATTCCATGTGAGCGTCCGGCACTCTAGTGGAGAAGAGACCGATGCCGCTCAATTTCTTCTGGTTCATCCCGACGCATGGCGACGGTGTGTATCTCGGTTCCGAGACGCAGCAGCGGCCGCCCGACTTCAGATATTTTCGTGAGATCGCTCAGGCCGTGGACCGTCTCGGATTTCCCGGTGTGCTTCTGCCGACGGGCCAATCCTGCGAGGACAGCTGGATAACCGCGGCGGGCCTCGCCGCGCATACCGAACGTCTCGACTTCCTCGTGGCGCTGAGGCCCGGCGTCGTGTCACCCAGCTTTGCCGCGCGGCAGACCGCAGCGCTCGACCGCCTCTCCAATGGCAGACTCCTCCTCAATGTTGTCGTGGGCGGAAATCCGGTCGAGCTTGCCGGCGACGGCGTTTTTCTTCCGCATGACCAGCGTTATGAGCAGGCCGGCGAATTTCTCACCATCTGGCGCCGGCTGCTCGCCGGCGAGACGGTGGATTTCGCGGGACGGTATTACCGTGTCGAGAAGAGCCGCCTCGACTTCCCGCCCGTTCAGGCGCCGCATCCGCCGCTCTATTTCGGCGGATCGTCGGAAGCGGGGCAGGATCTCGCGGCCGAGCAGGTCGATCTCTATCTGACCTGGGGCGAACCGCCGGCTCTCGTAGCCGAGAAGCTCGCCGCCGCGCGCCGCAAGGCGCAAGCGCGTGGGCGGCAGCTGCGCTTCGGCATCAGGTTGCATTTCATCGTGCGCGAGACGGAGGACGAGGCCTGGGCCGCCGCCGATCGCTTGATCAGCCGCGTCTCCGACCGGCAGATCGAGGCGGCGCAGCAGCGCTTCACCAAGGAGATGGATTCGGTCGGCCAGCGCCGCATGGCGGCACTTCATGGCGGCAGCCGCGACCGGCTCGTCGTGGCGCCCAATCTCTGGGCCGGTGTCGGTCTGGTTCGCGGCGGCGCCGGCACCGCACTCGTCGGCACGCCGGAACAGGTCGCGGCCCGGCTCGCCGAATATCAGGCGCTCGGCATCGATACGGTCATCGGCTCGGGCTATCCGCATCTCGAGGAAGCCTATCGCGTCGCTGAGCTTCTCTTCCCCGTGCTGGGGCTCGGTCGGGATCGAAAAGGCTTGCGCAAAGGTATCGGCAATGAATTCGCCGTCGGGCTTTCCGACCAGCGCCTGGCGGCAGCCTCGTGACCCGGCTCCTGCGCTCCGTCGTCGGCTGGGCGGTCCCCCTGACGCTCATATTGCTGTGGGAGCTCGCCGCAAGATCGGGCGCGATACCCGCCAATGTGCTGCCCGCGCCCTCGGATGTGCTGAGCGCGTTATATAACGTGACCACATCCGGCGAGCTTGCCCGGAATATTCTGGTGAGTTTCTGGCGCGCCGCCTTGGGTTTCCTCATCGGCGGCAGTATCGGTTTCGCCTTTGGCCTCGCCAATGGTGTGTCGCGCTGGAGCGAGGCGCTCACCGACACGACGCTCCAGATGGCCCGCAATATCCCGCATCTGGCGCTGATCCCGCTCGTCATTCTGTGGTTCGGCATCGATGAATCGGCGAAGCTCTTCCTGGTGGCGCTGGGCGTGTTCTTCCCCATCTACATCAACACGCTGCATGGCATCCGCTCGGTCGATCCGCAGCTCGTCGAAATGGCGCGGTGCTACGGCATGGGGCCGGGGCGGCTCTTCACGCAGGTGATCCTGCCCGGCGCCTTGCCGTCCATCTTCGTCGGCTTGCGCTACGCGCTCGGTATCATGTGGCTGACGCTCATCGTCGCCGAGACCATCTCGGCCTCGTCCGGCATCGGCTACATGGCCATGCAGGCGCGCGAATTCATGATGATCGACGTCGTCGTGCTGTCGATCATCATCTATGCGCTGCTCGGCAAGCTCGCCGACGGCCTGGCGCGCTTCCTCGAACGGCGCACTCTGTCCTGGAACCCGGTATTTCGGAGATGACCATGATGTCAACGGAGAGGCTCCTCCATCTGGAAGGCCTGACGCGGTTCGGCGATGCCGATCACGCCCAATCTCATGCCAAGGTCGAAAAGCGGCCGGGGCGCAATACATCGATCTCCATTCGCGGTCTCGCCAAGAGTTTCGACGGCAAGACAGTGCTCAAGGGCATCGATCTCGAAATTCCGGCCGGTCAGTTCATCGCCATCGTCGGCAAGAGCGGTTGCGGAAAGAGCACGTTGCTGCGCCTGCTCCTGGGGCTCGAGACCCCGACGTCGGGCACCATCATCGGAGCGGGTCTGCGCGGCGGCGCGCATGCGCGTTTCATCTTCCAGGAGCCGCGTCTGCTGCCCTGGGCGACGGTCGAAGGCAATGTTGCCGTAGGGCTCTCGGGCCTGGGTTCGCGGCGCGAGCGCCTGCGGGCGGCGCGCCAGGCCCTGACTGCTGTCGGCCTCGCCGATCGGGCGGGGGAATGGCCCTATGTGCTGTCGGGCGGCCAACGCCAGCGCGTCTCGCTGGCGCGTGCTCTGGTCAGCCATCCGCAATTCCTGGCGCTCGACGAGCCCTTGGGGGCGCTTGATGCCTTGACCCGGATGACGATGCAGGCGCTGATCGAGCGTGTCTGGCGCGATCAGGGCTTCACGGCGGCCTTCGTCACC
This genomic stretch from Nordella sp. HKS 07 harbors:
- a CDS encoding HAMP domain-containing sensor histidine kinase, whose amino-acid sequence is MLRLLRTASFRLAAAYAVVTLTAFLILYLVTGWISGRALDRQIRAGVEAEYIDLVNEYDDSGPADLLKELTARSNVKGAWAFLYYYADQDGRKLAGNIDSVKPYEGWRVEPLDTSKAGQTTARDDEHEMVAFGKRLPNGSFLLVGDDGYGAIATQRAINEAFAWASILALALSILAGIIISQRFLRSIDRINATSNAIMQGQLKERIPVYDTSDEIDKLAANLNQMLDSNQALLELLKQVSTNIAHDLRTPMARLRQHLEESTLSKLSADAYRVVIEEAIAEIDSILTTFSALLRIAQIESGSRKSAFKPVYLSAVAERLAESYRAVAEDDGKTLDSRVVPGVVFTGDEELLTQMLANLVENAIKHTPTGSTISLELGNGTERKTAVVSDDGPGIPDDERAHVFEQFYRLDRSRTTQGHGLGLSLVAAVAQLHDINVSLEDNRPGLRAVVDFGATTPQ
- the ssuD gene encoding FMNH2-dependent alkanesulfonate monooxygenase; the encoded protein is MPLNFFWFIPTHGDGVYLGSETQQRPPDFRYFREIAQAVDRLGFPGVLLPTGQSCEDSWITAAGLAAHTERLDFLVALRPGVVSPSFAARQTAALDRLSNGRLLLNVVVGGNPVELAGDGVFLPHDQRYEQAGEFLTIWRRLLAGETVDFAGRYYRVEKSRLDFPPVQAPHPPLYFGGSSEAGQDLAAEQVDLYLTWGEPPALVAEKLAAARRKAQARGRQLRFGIRLHFIVRETEDEAWAAADRLISRVSDRQIEAAQQRFTKEMDSVGQRRMAALHGGSRDRLVVAPNLWAGVGLVRGGAGTALVGTPEQVAARLAEYQALGIDTVIGSGYPHLEEAYRVAELLFPVLGLGRDRKGLRKGIGNEFAVGLSDQRLAAAS
- a CDS encoding ATP-binding cassette domain-containing protein, whose product is MSTERLLHLEGLTRFGDADHAQSHAKVEKRPGRNTSISIRGLAKSFDGKTVLKGIDLEIPAGQFIAIVGKSGCGKSTLLRLLLGLETPTSGTIIGAGLRGGAHARFIFQEPRLLPWATVEGNVAVGLSGLGSRRERLRAARQALTAVGLADRAGEWPYVLSGGQRQRVSLARALVSHPQFLALDEPLGALDALTRMTMQALIERVWRDQGFTAAFVTHDVGEAVALADRVVLLDEGRVALDLPVALPRPRRRGTPGFAALEKKILDSLFGESDLAELSSVA
- the ssuC gene encoding aliphatic sulfonate ABC transporter permease SsuC; this translates as MTRLLRSVVGWAVPLTLILLWELAARSGAIPANVLPAPSDVLSALYNVTTSGELARNILVSFWRAALGFLIGGSIGFAFGLANGVSRWSEALTDTTLQMARNIPHLALIPLVILWFGIDESAKLFLVALGVFFPIYINTLHGIRSVDPQLVEMARCYGMGPGRLFTQVILPGALPSIFVGLRYALGIMWLTLIVAETISASSGIGYMAMQAREFMMIDVVVLSIIIYALLGKLADGLARFLERRTLSWNPVFRR
- a CDS encoding response regulator transcription factor, with the translated sequence MKLLLIEDDQHTADFICRGLREHGYETEHASNGRDGLLLAASRKYDALVIDRMLPGMDGLSIVKMLHGAGAHPPVLFLTTMDGIDDRVAGLEAGGDDYLVKPFAFAEFLARLGAILRRPPIAQEKTVLSFSDLEMRLLPREVYRAGRRIELQPLEFKILEFLLRSDGRVVTRTMLLEKVWGFHFDPQTSVVETHMSRLRAKVDRDFGSPLIRTLRGVGYCLRADA
- the msuE gene encoding FMN reductase, which codes for MSPNIIGISGNTARPSRTRFLVEVITAEAARVTEGRSAVFDLAEIKVDLASAQSSHELKGAAASIVDALLSADALVVASPVYKASYTGIFKHLFDLIDPKALIGKPLVLAATGGSERHALVLEHQFQPLFSFFGAAIVPTSIYATENDLSAATGLSPALRQRVDRAGLQLRQLIAERRRTPAFLEVA
- a CDS encoding sulfonate ABC transporter substrate-binding protein, whose translation is MTRRQFTHFATAALAGLAAGLAPLNAAPLREFRIGYQKSGILVVTRQQKLIEKKLEAQGIAVKWVEFAAGPPLLEALNAGAIDFGYTGDSPPIFAQAASANLVYVATLPSTGSGSAIIVPKDSKIQSLADLKGRTVGFTKGSSAHFLTIQALKKGGLVYGNITPAYLSPADAGAAFAKGAIDAWTIWDPYLAIAEKTQNARILVPGEEIGPTNSFLFANKDFAAANPLIVKEVVGEIAVAVNWSETNRDKVAAAISAVTGVPLDIQKIAVARTSYALSPVTESQIASQQRIADTFYELKLIPKPIVVRDVVWTAPQS